In Macrotis lagotis isolate mMagLag1 chromosome 8, bilby.v1.9.chrom.fasta, whole genome shotgun sequence, a single genomic region encodes these proteins:
- the CCDC71 gene encoding coiled-coil domain-containing protein 71, whose protein sequence is MNVEVDNVEEKAVHSWSRISSAGQKALEEALLVFNPMSKDLSDTEAQLVAFLQGLREEGYQPTVLRSKDVYGYNSCTADPPSQTKHHVGPAAQAKPLPSDVPKATSRSLLAVPGTILGKSSKVSSSPIIKTSSTNLLLNSLKQSGSGSGKNSAVGFPTHMYPGVYPAMRLSVVLEALVPLKATASCLNSKYKPLGISNSDLKLLKGSGRSRQSAPNKTTNKGHRCLIRKTPDRAALPKGGRRGPSGGVLRESNACKASGILNGRRRKKGTQVKTSKSGARTACKGGRGRHPEATGPKRKRSEEAKETPAKKKSKLGPGLSKARLVPSSPNLLKFRVIKVNKRFSDEEVRQRAQKILRVNLSPVIRIQPLPHSVS, encoded by the coding sequence ATGAATGTGGAGGTGGATAATGTGGAGGAGAAAGCTGTCCATTCATGGTCCAGAATCTCCTCTGCAGGACAGAAAGCCTTGGAGGAAGCACTCCTGGTCTTCAACCCCATGTCCAAGGACCTCAGTGACACGGAGGCCCAACTTGTGGCCTTTCTCCAAGGTCTTCGGGAGGAGGGCTACCAGCCCACTGTCCTTAGGAGCAAGGATGTGTATGGCTATAACTCCTGCACAGCTGACCCCCCCAGCCAAACCAAACACCACGTTGGCCCCGCTGCTCAGGCCAAACCACTGCCCTCGGACGTTCCCAAAGCCACTTCCAGGAGCCTGCTGGCTGTCCCAGGGACCATCTTGGGGAAGTCTTCTAAGGTCTCTAGTTCCCCAATAATCAAAACCAGCTCCACCAACCTTTTGTTGAACTCTCTGAAACAGTCAGGCTCAGGCAGTGGCAAGAACTCAGCTGTGGGTTTCCCTACCCACATGTACCCTGGGGTATACCCGGCTATGCGGCTTTCTGTTGTTCTAGAAGCCTTGGTCCCTTTAAAGGCTACAGCTTCCTGTTTAAACTCCAAGTACAAGCCTCTGGGGATCTCAAATTCAGACCTTAAGCTGCTGAAGGGCTCAGGGAGATCCCGGCAATCGGCTCCCAACAAAACCACTAACAAAGGGCACCGGTGTTTGATCCGGAAAACACCAGATCGGGCTGCCTTACCAAAGGGTGGACGACGGGGCCCCAGTGGTGGCGTCCTTCGGGAGAGCAATGCCTGCAAGGCCTCAGGCATCCTAAATGGTAGGCGTCGAAAGAAGGGGACCCAGGTGAAGACTTCCAAGAGCGGGGCCAGGACAGCCTGTAAGGGTGGCAGAGGCAGACATCCAGAAGCCACAGGGCCAAAGAGGAAAAGGTCAGAGGAGGCTAAGGAGACCCCAGCCAAGAAGAAGAGCAAGTTGGGGCCTGGACTGAGCAAAGCTAGGCTAGTACCAAGCTCACCAAACCTCCTGAAATTCCGAGTTATCAAAGTGAATAAGCGATTCTCTGATGAGGAGGTGCGGCAGAGAGCACAGAAGATCCTGAGAGTCAATTTGTCGCCAGTGATCCGGATCCAGCCACTGCCCCACTCTGTCTCCTGA